From one Felis catus isolate Fca126 chromosome E2, F.catus_Fca126_mat1.0, whole genome shotgun sequence genomic stretch:
- the INAFM1 gene encoding putative transmembrane protein INAFM1 codes for MRGTSCVGGGGESPGGAGLSEGPRGRWLRLAPVCAYFLCVSLAAVLLAVYYGLIWVPTRPPAGPAGPPPSAPSPPCAARPGAPPAPAPAAASISCLLGAPGGPRPQLELPRSRRRRRHSDHSRRPNHRQTPRERPEAAGGRGPG; via the coding sequence ATGCGGGGCACGAGCTGCGTGGGCGGCGGCGGCGAGAGCCCGGGTGGCGCCGGGCTGAGCGAGGGCCCGCGGGGCCGCTGGCTGCGCCTGGCCCCCGTCTGCGCCTACTTCCTCTGCGTCTCGTTGGCCGCCGTGCTGCTCGCCGTCTACTACGGTCTCATCTGGGTTCCCACGCGGCCCCCCGCGGGCCCCGCCGGCCCGCCGCCCAGCGCGCCGTCTCCTCCGTGCGCCGCCCGCCCGGGCGCGCCGCCTGCCCCGGCGCCTGCCGCTGCCTCGATCTCCTGCCTCCTGGGAGCCCCCGGCGGGCCGCGACCCCAGCTCGAGCTGCcgcgcagccgccgccgccgccgccacagcGACCACAGCCGCCGCCCGAACCACCGCCAGACACCCAGAGAGAGGCCGGAGGCCGCGGGGGGGCGAGGACCCGGGTAG